The genomic stretch ttcctgactaaagGAAGTTGAAAGTGAAATATTTCCTTTTTACTAACCGATATGTGTATCACATGTCGCTCGtatgaataaaaagaattaaagttCTGATATCTTACCtttgtgcttgagcttttgatttttccattttataaaaaaacaatttccgtttcgaatttcccttggagttttttttatttcatcttttgACACAAAACTGTTTGCCTATATCGGCAAAAATTGCCAAAGAATCATAAAACGTATTTTTTATTCCCCCTAATAAAAACCTCTTTAAGACGCTAGTAATTGCAACAGTGCTATACTATTATATGACGAAACAACGGAACAATAGAAATACATTTGTACTGGCCTGAAAATAAGACAAAACCTCATCATACATAATAATAGATTGCAACACGTTTTCTAGTGTAGATATGTTAACTCATCGAAACCCCACTCACTTATCCAAGTCAACTGTAATCCTGAACCAGCTCAATGAGGTGGAACGCAACATTGACTCTTTAGGTAACTTTAAAACCGAACTATGAAATCTTAAATTGAATTCAAAAGCCCAAGTACCAAAACATTATGACTTTAGCAATCGTAAACTCAACATTATTTTGACACAACTTAGGTGCTCAGCTTCATTTTTGAATTATGATCTTAACAGTGTCAACATTATTTCAGATCCGTCTTGTAGTTAAGGTGCTAAGTGCGAAGATTCAcgtcacttctttttttattgtcctAATTATGCGAATATAAAAAACCAAATTATTCAATAATCTACATTGGTTACCAGATAACTCTCTACTAAACATCTTAACCTCCGGCGATATGTCTTTCactaatgttgaaaatgaaaaaaattgtaaagaatGTATTTGAATTTATTAAAGAGTCTAAGAGTTTTCCAATTGTGTAATATAGCACATTATCAAGTGCAAATACATGCATTAAAATAACATATTGTAAATtaaatgcgtccgaagcgctttgtTGAATTTATATTCATCCGGAACGCTCAAAGCCGGGTATTTTAAACCCAAGGATTTATCTGACGTTTTGATCTTTCATTTTGAGTAAAGGATATTACCAGGCCAGTAAGGGACTGTTTCAACGGTATCTTGTAATATTCTGTTTATTGTCCCTTTGAATCAACAAATGGCAGTCTTAGTATATACATTAGTTGCATATTTTGCGATGGATTTCATAAACTTAATATTAGGAACATTTCATCATTTTCAAGATTTGATAAAACCATGAATTTTACCAAAGCCTGCTCTGAACGATACCACATGTACATATAGCATAACACTATATCCAAGATAACTATTGCTGAAATCGGATTGCGCAATGTGTGAGTATGTTCAAAAGATGTTGAATCTTAAAATTCAGTTATGGACCATAAGTactaatatatttacaaataaaaactataaacaGTGCACATGGTAATGTAATTATGTGATATAGAAATGTTACCAATTACCACAATTGATATGACGTTGATAATAATATATGCGATTCGTGTTACGTCATAAATGATGTCACTTCTTTTTCAAATCATGTactgggttgcgttcaatatcgtagcggctacctAGAGCTTAGTAGATTTTTGCCTAGCtgttatcaatatatatgttcaagctataggctagctacacgttaaATATTCATACATCTACGTAGCCctatgtagccgctacgatattgaacgcaacccttgTCTGTTTTATTTAATCACTTTTATCattcattttgaatattatttacaaCTGTGTTTAAACGTAACAACATCTTGAATGTCGTAACACATTAACAATGTAGGGTGATGACAAATACAGGTATAGAATATCAGGAAGTTGAAAGGCAAATATTTGCATAGGTAAACTTTCAATATCAGATTTTGTAATTGAACCTTTCACTTTTCAATGTAAATCTTAAATTACTAAAAATATCATAAAcctgtttgtaaaaaaattaaagaccTTGATAAAGAGACAAAGTTTAATCCGAAACTCCCATGACGTTGTTAGTTCCtctcaattttttgttttttatttcaaatatttcctTAGTATCTTTAGTCTCAAGTATCTATGCAATCATCAAAATTTCTTTCGGTTGAAAGCTTCTACTCATTTCCTTAGTATCTTTAGTCTCAAGTATCTATACAATCATCACAATTTCTTTCGGTTGAAAGCTTCTActtatttataaatgatttacaaataaacaaaaaaacaaaaaggaaattgttttgtataactTTTATAAAGAAAAAGGGTTTCGATAAGAAAGTTTGGGTCTCACATTATACATTTTAACTGTTTGTCGAGTCTGcgacttttgtaaaaaaaaaatactttgtatccctttttacttataaatggactttttgTTATCTGTTAACATAACATTCATTCTAtggtttaatttcataaaattttaacaactttatgAAACTATCCTGGATGTGTACCAGAAGCTAGTTTGTCAACATCacaaagtatccagaagtaaattttataaaataaaaatcctGTTTATCACTTTTTGTCGAGCAGGtgacttttgtcgaaaaaaacGAGACATAGTGACCTTACATTTTTTTGTCGACAACGGCGGCCACAAATatcactttttgaaattttaatttttttttccaaattaccCTGGATTTGCACCAACCTTGAACAAAACATTATtcatgatcataagatagtatctatAATTAATTATTGTAAAGAAAGAttctgttaatttattttttccccTTATAAATGAAGGTAGTTTTTCTGACAGATAACATAACATAAATGTTGGTAAATTTCTTTAACTATCTTGGATTTGCAAAACACTTTGACAGCAGCTTGTGTATGTTCTTACATTTTGTATTGTTGTCCTGTCATGATatattgtcattttagtgttatttttaacattgcaataaCAGCGAGAAGTCTGGCTAGCTACAAAACCGGGCTCAACCCACCTTTGTTTTCTTGAAATaccatgtaccaagtcaggaaaatggcaattgttatcttacagttcttttctgtgtgtgttgcattgtcgtttggtgTTTTGGTCCACTTAAGTGTTTTTGTTGGTTTGTTGTTTTCCCctgatatttgatgtgtttccctcagttttagtttgtaatcaggatttgttttctctctatcgatttatgactttcgaacagcggtatactactgttgggtttatgattataagatagtatccaCTTATAAAGACATAGTTTTCGAGATTTCTTGAAACGTTTTATTGattaacatttgtaaaaacaACTCTTAATCGTTGTCATATTGTATAGCGCTTAATTTGAATTTGCCACACTCATGTCTGATTTATTTTCTCTCTCTAATGTGACCTTCCTAATAGGATTTATCACTGTTTTTGTACTGACATGCGAAACACAACAGTTGCCACATGCACCCAAACCACATATCCTGAATACCTGAGAgtcatatatatacaaatattattataatgatttttttggtCTTGATTTCTTGATACTTTATTAGCAAAAATATCAAGCGAGCCAACAAGGGATTCCAAACTGATGAAATGATTTAGTTAGACTCTTCTTCTACGTCTATTACATGTCATGATGGTTGTTTTTGGTGTTAGAATAGAGACGAgtgcatttcattgataaattgagAATAGACAAGATTGTTTTACAGTTGTCATTTCTGGGACtgtttatagctgacaatgcagCACAgtctttgtttattgttgaaggccgtacagtgatctgaagttgttaatttctgtgtcatttggtctcttgtgaaagttgtctcattggcagtcataccacaaatcctttttttttctctataagACCGCATTTACGAGTATCAAACCCTGTTCACATCTTTAAAAAAGTAAGTAATATCAACGGGAAAATGTACAAATTGCCGATAAAAAGAACTGTTGAAACAAAAAATACTAAAGGAAAACTATTCGAGCTTTTATGAAAATAGGCATCACTTTCTCAAACAAAATACTGGACGTGTAATCATAACTGAACAACTACTTAAACTGCATCTATGTATGCAATGAAAATTAAGTTTTAAACTTGACAAGTGCATTCTTCAAGAACTCAGAATATGCAGTATTAAACTGATCATGAGCCGCACAACATGAGGAGAAGTACATGAATACCAGAATACAGGTGATTATCGCTGGTTCTGAGGTCTGATTCATGTTCCTCAGTTTAACGTTTTCTATGTTATGATCTGTGTATGGTTATTTTCAGTTTGTTTCCGATTTACGAGTTCAAATTATCTACGGTTTTTTTTTCGCCTTATTTGGAGAATAGGGGAACCATGTAAACGAGTTAAAATAAGGAAGTTCTATAACTTGAACTTTAAATTTAGGCAAATGAATAGCTGAACCTTAATGAATATTGATTTAACTACATCCATTTATTGAACTGTATTTGTTGGATATAAAGTGCGAGTTGTAACAACGATTTTAATATTTAACATGAACGGTTTAACTGTCTCTGATATTAAGAGAAAAATATGACGAGAATTATAGTTTATTCAGTAATGTGTATTTTTATTCAGTGTGCTAAATTACCAAGATTATTTCAATGCGATATACAATACGATTTTAATGAGAAAGTCACGATAGCTTATTGTAACAACAGTGGACTGATGACTATACCTCAAAATATACCGAGTCATATTAACGTATTAGATCTGAGTTCAAATTATTTAAGTGAAATTGACACAGATTCTTTTGGGAAATTTACAGATCTTCAAGTACTCAACTTGACAAATAATAAACTGAATTCTTTATCTAAAAAAACTTTTCAAGAATTAAGCAAACTTTCTGTGCTGAACATGTCTCACAATATGCTTGATTTATCTCAGGATTATTCAGCAGAGTTATTTCTTCCAATTCAAAATTTAACGGCATTGGATATAAGTTATAATATGAATCAATCAGATAATGGTACAGGTTATAATTATCCCGATCATGCAATTAGTGTTCTGAGAAAGTTGTCTTTCCTAGCAATTGACATGATGCCCTTGTCTCAATTCGGAAGTGGATTCAGTCGATTAAATAATCTGAAAGAATTACATTTTCAATCTTGTTATCTAAAACGTCTAGAGAATAAAACGTTCCAAAAATTTTCCTCCTCTGTAGAAGTTCTTACTCTCAGAAATTGTTTGTTACACTTTGTGACTACTGAGATTGGTGCTTTGCTTCCGTTCCCAAATCTTCGTGTTATAGATTTTTCTGGAACATTTATGCATTTGAAACCAGCACTGCAACTTTTGAACCCATACCGTTATGCAAATATGACGTCAATAAAGTTTGGTCGTGTAAGTTACCCAATAAGAGATAGCAGTAACCTCCCTTTCTCTTTAACAATTACATCCGATATAATCAAGCATCTGAAAACAATATGCGTAGAAAATCTAGATTTATCAGAGAATGGAATAGTTGATTACGAACCTGGATCGTTGTTTTCCTTTGATCATCCGGAATGTTTACGTCATCTTTCATTCAAAGGAAACAGGTTTGTTCTGTATAACTTGGAAAAGCGTGATgagattaatttgttttttaaaaaagcTATACGATTGAAATATTTAGATTATTCATTTAACGCTGTTAACTATAATATGAAGAAATCAGTAACTCCAAACATGAGTTTATTAAGTGCTGATGCAAGTTACGTGTTTTTACCAACATCACTGGAAAAATTAGACATTAGTTATACAGTACTAAACACCGTACCTGCAGTATGGTTGATAGTTCCGGAAAATAACAACCTTACATTTCTAGATATATCTTATTCCAATACAACTTTGTTCATGTCTATTCCTTATATTCAACTTAAGACTTTTATTTCTGCCGGGACGAGGTACGATTTTGCTTGGCATGAattaaaaaaacttcaaaatagcagtttgaaaaatattgttctgAAAAACGCGCACATAAATAATGGGATAAGAAAGTACGGTGATCGGTTTTTCAAATATCTAGCATCTGTGGTGTCATTAGATATATCCCAAAATGACATTTGGTATTTTACAGATGAGCTGTTAAAGCCAATGACGAATTTGACCTATCTGTACTTAAGCCAAAACCTACTTCCGTCTGTTCCGATCCAATTAACTGGTCACTCTTATATAAACACACTTGATGTTAGAAACAATCTACTCACACGTGTAAGTTCTACTCTTACACACTGGGCAGATCGGATGCAAGAACTTCATGGAATGACATTAAATCTCGATGGTAATGCATTTGAATGCAACTGTGATACTATTGACTTCATAAGGTGGATTCAAACAACCAAGGTTAATCTTGACAGCCGATCATATATATGTAAGTTATCAAATGGAACAGTTATTGATACACTTATTGCTTACAATTCTTTAAACGACTTGTTTGCGGACTGTGAGAGTACAATGTGGTTAACTTTGGCGTCATCACTATTATCTACATTTGTCACGATATCACTGCTGCTTGTGGTGTACAGTAAGAGATGGAAGATTTTATTCTCGGTCTATGGAATAATTCACCGTACAGTGGAACGTAAAGTCCGGAAGAGTTATCAATATGATGTTTATGTGTCATATGAAGGAGAGGTTGTTGTTTGGATTAAAGATGTGTTAATACCAAAACTTGAGGATGAGTGGGGACTGGCAATGTGCATAAAAGATCGAGATTTTTTAAGTGGCACGAGCCTAGCAGATATCGAGGCAGCGAGTATAAAAAACAGCCGATGTATTATATTTGTCATCACGCCTGAATTTAATTCCTCCCATGATTGCTTGTTTGAACTCGACAGAGCAAAATATGAGAAGATAACAAAAAATCTTGAGCGTATTATAGTCATCACAAAAGATATAACAATAACTGATATTCCAGTAGAGTTCTCCTTCATTTGGAATTATGCTTATCTTGTTCAATGGCCTAATGATCCTGAACATTTGGATGATACATGGCGGAAGTTATCAATTTTTCTCACAGATGGCTCTGTTTCTTACCAGTAAACctctttataaaaaatcaaattcaatatccatgaaataaatttaatttgcAGTACAATGGCTGCATGATACTAGATTTCTattatagataaaggcaacagtagtatacccctgtTTCAAAGttattaatcgattgagagaaaacaaatctgggttacacaCTAACCTTTGTTTTTTGTTGAGTTTCATGTggctcagtctttaattttccTCCTCTCTTTTGTTGTGCCATAAACAATCcttgatttgaaaataaacacttGTATTTTTgctttgtaatttttgtataatatatttaatttatcttAGACTAATACACTAGGACAACTTTCATGGTTtggaatatttaattttgattaagATTTTAATATTTCGCAAATAGATGAAGCACCTAATGACGATGAATCAAGAACAGTGGTACATGATTCCGACCTTCACTTAACACTATCATCGTCAAATAATTAATGTTTATATGTCCAACCCTAATAACATATATTCGTGCCCATCATGCGAACACATATGACGTAGGGTTTTTACATTCACTCATATGGCCAATCGTCGCACATCCACACATCGGGTCCGCTTTCAACCTATAAGTCGTACAAAGTAGTTATTGTATTGACAACACATTTCGTGTTCACCATATGTTTATGGCTTCGAACATAAACGAAGATATATTGATTTTGAAAGAAAACCACCCGATGCTTTACAATTAGTAACATTGAATGTTACAAAATGCTGATACAAAACAAAGTAATATTGAGTATCCATTACATTATCAGAAAAATAATTAATACGCTATCCGGGCTCTCGACAACATATATGTAAATACAAATTGGAGTTATTGCGCTTTCTTCATTTTGTAATTTATAGTTGCTTACAATATCCAACAAACTattcaatatagtttttttttattataaaagatgACAGTAGCTTTTTTTTGGAGGAACAGACTACATAAAATGAGATTTTAGAACACACGCTGCTAGAGAcaaattgttttattacaaataatatagatatctgtattttttattttctttcactaGTGTTTAGTTATTCCTCTCGCCAATTTAATTTTCCAGCTTTGAAAATATACCTAAGCTGTCTCgtgtaattataaataaatactaTATTAGTTCTGTAGTTGTTATAGCTTACACATAACTAATTGTTCAAATAGACAAATGGATCAGACATTTTCGAAAAAAATCTTTgtcaaattttacaaatatgtaAACAGTTAAACTACGTATATCACTATCataaaatgttgataattttcctttatatttttttaacgaccaaattaataaataataaatctaTTGTAATTGTTTATCTAGTAATTGCATGTGTTTTAGTTAGGGGATCGGTTGATTGTTGCTTGCTTCACATCCGTTGATTCAAAgtctaaataatattttttacattatataCAGATTATTAGGAACAGTCTTCATAACCATGTACTCTGTGTGAATGTAAGATTTATCTGAATGAAAAGTAAAGAGATTAAGATCACAATAAACAgtattataacaaatatattaaactCCCATACCCAACTATATCAGTCCTATtcaggaccgataactctgtcgATAGATATTATAGGGTATACAATATTGTTGAAATCAGAGCAATCGTATTATACGTATAATCATCGAAATATCACcaaagaaaagaacagaaacaccAGAGATTCTGCATGAAAAGATTAATATAACTTCTAGgaaagtcttactatacaaatccttgatttgatACAACATTTCCATATACAACATCCGAATTTCACATcatccgccattttgaaaaatcccgaaaaattccattttttaaatcaatgtttgACAGACTTTGACttgaaattaaactgttttaagtAGTATTCTTCGCcagatatatgttttaatatacttAAACGAtttgcaaagttttttttttttatgtacggAATTTCTTTTGTTGTACAAATTCATGGGTATCAATAATTTAGCATGGAGGCAACGGAGAAAAGTGACagactttaataaaaaattaaactgtcaggaccaacattgtttgatagaaatatgtttgaatatcaaGGATTGATTTGCAAAAGTTCGAAAACAGGTCAGGTTTAtgagaaaattaaactttattgaagCATCTATGCATTTTATATGGGGAAATGTAACACAAAATGGCGGCTAGAATacgtcacaaaagtcacgtgatgtctaACTTAGTTGGATATGGAtgaaaattccaaacggaaagttcctaagcaaatagcaaaatcaaaatataaaacacatcaaacgaaaggataacaattgccatatggTACAGCCAGTTTCGTTTGTTGAAAATGGTGAATTTTGGAcctacatttttaattttatacttatCTAAacttcttacttgtatgacagacgcataaaattccatttattgacaacgatgtgtaaacaaaaaatcatcaTGAAGGATAGCATATTTACAtatctaaaattttaaattatattaatataaagaattaaaacattaatttaggtcgtacttgaaaaaaaattgaacaatgaGCAAGGTAGTCTTGAATTTAGCTTTAAAACTGCAGAAATACattcttttgacatttttcgaaTTGTGTTTACATTGCAATATCAAACTACAATGTACTATTTTATGCATACATGTAGTAcattcaaaaatatattgaaaaggtATATGAAATGTGTTTGTAAGTAATACACTGTCTAGTTGTGAGAATAGTGGTTAAAAAGGAGAAAAGATGACGGGAGACACATATTCTTGCATATAAGATAATAGTTTTTAGTAAGTTTATTTTCTACTgccctgaaaataaaaaaaggaaattacTGAAATAGTGAAAACTATAGGTTATTGATGTAGAAAAATAGAGACATTTGGAGTGGATTCTTAGAGTGATgatcatgttttctttttaaaatcaaacaaaggtTTGTATGCATACTTTTTCGCAAATACTGGAAAAATAAAGTACCCATATAAATGGCATAAAAACGCAGGACACTACAATGCTTTCATTGTCGACTTTTGAATAATAACTTCCGTGTTACCTTACAAAACAACCAGCATTGTGATACCGGAGGATTTGGTCATTTAAATAGTTAACACATATCTTTGTGTTATTCAATCTTTAACAGTCCTATGACCATACTTATTTAATCTTAGTGCATTGACTTAAATTTTTCGAGTTCAAATTAAATACTGCAGTGCTACAAACTTGAATTATTCATTGGATGATTTGATTCAAGGATACAtcattttttagaaaataatataTTGCAGATAAcaacatatacatatatgaaGGAAGAGTGTGTTTAAATTCAGTGTTTAAAACAGGAAGATATCGTAATGATGTACTTTCAAGGGTGAACAACAGCATAGTAGTCggcattttttatattaacatggatttttgtatttgtcatattttttataatattgaatttaaatatgGAACACAAAGGATTTTGTAGCCTGActctttttgtacattttttttgataTCGGTCGGATTTTAAAGTCTCTTTTATTTATTGACCTCCCAACTGTATTGATCCACTTCCCATTgctaatttttatttagtcaaAATGCAGGCCTTTTGAATTTTgtaatataaatcaaatattaattttgaaGACAAATTAAGGTAAGCAGTTTTTTGTCGTTGAATTAGATACCTTAATTAAAAATAACCAGATGAGGAATATTTTCCATTGAGACAATGACCAACTAGAGATTGACACGGTTGAAATCTCAGCAAAAGGTCATCGTAGAGAATAAAAAACTAAACTCATACCCTACATATTTACTGTTATAGGTTTCAcaatgacaaaaatgtaaaaacattCTTACTAGAAATTCACAAGCgttgttccttacgtcgtaactacaatccccttccctttcatgaatgtgacctaccgaattagactgtttaccggatttgtaatcacataagcaacacgacgggtgccacatgtgaagcaggatctgcttacccttccggagcacctgagatcacccctagtttttggtggggttcgtgttgtttattctttagttttctatgttgtgtcatgtgtactattgtttttctgtttgtctttttcatgtttagccatggcgttgtcagtttgttttagatttatgagtttgactgtccctttggtatctttcgtccctcttttacaaaaactgcaggaacagaaaatgatacaaaaaaatcttaatcaCATTTTTggaaactaaaaaacaaaaaggtaattCGCTTATTTACATATTTCGCGATCCATTTTGCAGCTCTATCGTTTCTTGCACTTTCACGCACTATAACATCACCTTTAAGATCAATATAGTTTTCTGGCAATCTGTACTAATTAACTTATAGTAGTTCTCTATTATAAGATATATAACCttcattatcattttttatttctaatcACATAATTTTTATAGAACTCTaacttattgttaatttttagatTAATGTTAACAAATTATAAGATCACGGAGTAATCAGCTGTTTAAGATCTTTATCACGATGTTTGTTCCACCACATAGATTTCTGATTGATATTGTATCGTTGAGTTATTGTAACACCTGTTTTACCGTCTTGATTGTTTATAATGgttcatattttgaattttgtcAGAATCAATGTATATCGATATTatcattatttaagaattgaatgctcttttttgtaaatttattggggtgtaaaagcgttgaccgaagtacattttgtatgaagcgcggaagcgcttcatactaaaaatatGCGCACGATCAACgattttacaaccctataaagttaaaaaaaaaaagcattcaatacttataattacatttttacctataggatcataaaaacaagccttttatcaagtttttatttcatttatctgtGCATTTTATTGTGGGATCTCGTGTCATGAataaaaagttgcattgtgtaatgcaattgattaacgaatatcacgagattgctagtcagccaatcagaataacgtattataatgaaacatacatctaatgtaattattataccataacatgatttttttattatctcatgttcatatatataatactacttaattttctaaaaatacCCATCACCAGTTCCCTAATACATGTGACATAATGTTCTATTCATGTAGTCGacgtttaaaatgtataaaataaatcatgtgttatgattgccaatgggacagtTCTACACAAGCAAGCAAATGACACAGACGTTTACAGCTTtaggtccccgtacggccttAAATAATGAGAAAACctcatatcgcatagtcagctataaaagaccccgttatcacaaatgtaaaaccatcCAAATTTATCTTTATTATGCACTGAAGGTAAgctatttggatttttttttacataaatctaGCACGTTCGAAACACGTTTCAGATTGAATTTGATTAAAAACCATAATGGTCAAAGACATAATTTTGATTCGTTTTTGTTGGCTTTTGACTTCCTTTCGGTACCAGCGAGTACTCTAAGATCgatattttgtgcattttgttttcttcttttaaatagaTCTAATGAGCCAATCAAATGATAATGACTATCCGATGATGTAACACCAATTAATGTCCAAAGAGAGAGGATAGTTGGGCGCAACCAATATTTTTGTCCCCGCCGCTTTGTGTATTTATCTGTCATTGTTCAGATGATCATGATTCAACATCGtttgtttctttatttcatttttttgttgctttgttTACATTAGAACAGGCCGTTCATTTTgctcatttaaattgtttaaaattgctAAATATGAACATgttttaacaacataaatatgtAGTACCCGTCCACAATAAGCTGTCAGATATACTATACAAATTCGTGTTCTAAGTAGTTCACTGAATGAATTACACTAATACATAATCAAAACTAATATCGATTTATTTTCAACTAGAGAAATTAATATTAGCTAATAGACCGACTATTTTTATTTGcatcattgaaaattaaaactctttgtaaaaaaatgaaaacaacacgtttaataatttcaaagcgtccgaagcgcttttctggatttaccttcttCAGAaatgctcaaagccaaacatttgaaatccgaaaatgtataagtaccaaaactGATGAAGAGCTATAGAACAAACATATCTAAAAttgatagccaaattcatctaaagttaactttgcctgagggagttgaaacataagtttcttaataatttaaagattaataaacggacaattttagaaaagtctATGAAATCAGCTCCACCaacagaggtatcgacccagaaatgtaaaaaaaactgaaaacgTAAACGTATTGTAACATGTTTGTATCGTAGGAGGGTTTTAAAACTTCAAAGATCGGACAGTTGGAATACAAAGTAGACGTTTTACAGCAAACCGATTATTTCGtacatgttataaatgcacaTATAAAACTCAAACAGGTTTTGGCAGAATATAATTCTAGAAATAATTCAGAGAAAGACATTACAGGCcttaaacaattacaaaaaacaaaccAATCTTGGTTTTTCAAAACCAAACCAccaatatcgaaa from Mytilus edulis chromosome 7, xbMytEdul2.2, whole genome shotgun sequence encodes the following:
- the LOC139482586 gene encoding toll-like receptor 4, with product MCIFIQCAKLPRLFQCDIQYDFNEKVTIAYCNNSGLMTIPQNIPSHINVLDLSSNYLSEIDTDSFGKFTDLQVLNLTNNKLNSLSKKTFQELSKLSVLNMSHNMLDLSQDYSAELFLPIQNLTALDISYNMNQSDNGTGYNYPDHAISVLRKLSFLAIDMMPLSQFGSGFSRLNNLKELHFQSCYLKRLENKTFQKFSSSVEVLTLRNCLLHFVTTEIGALLPFPNLRVIDFSGTFMHLKPALQLLNPYRYANMTSIKFGRVSYPIRDSSNLPFSLTITSDIIKHLKTICVENLDLSENGIVDYEPGSLFSFDHPECLRHLSFKGNRFVLYNLEKRDEINLFFKKAIRLKYLDYSFNAVNYNMKKSVTPNMSLLSADASYVFLPTSLEKLDISYTVLNTVPAVWLIVPENNNLTFLDISYSNTTLFMSIPYIQLKTFISAGTRYDFAWHELKKLQNSSLKNIVLKNAHINNGIRKYGDRFFKYLASVVSLDISQNDIWYFTDELLKPMTNLTYLYLSQNLLPSVPIQLTGHSYINTLDVRNNLLTRVSSTLTHWADRMQELHGMTLNLDGNAFECNCDTIDFIRWIQTTKVNLDSRSYICKLSNGTVIDTLIAYNSLNDLFADCESTMWLTLASSLLSTFVTISLLLVVYSKRWKILFSVYGIIHRTVERKVRKSYQYDVYVSYEGEVVVWIKDVLIPKLEDEWGLAMCIKDRDFLSGTSLADIEAASIKNSRCIIFVITPEFNSSHDCLFELDRAKYEKITKNLERIIVITKDITITDIPVEFSFIWNYAYLVQWPNDPEHLDDTWRKLSIFLTDGSVSYQ